A part of Paenibacillus sp. IHBB 10380 genomic DNA contains:
- a CDS encoding ABC transporter permease codes for MNDHFLFRMYTILIWTSLKSRMQYKFNFLLSSFLAALIQIAEFLMIAIVLNKFGAVKGWSLYEVGYLFGVMTLSKTIYRTFANDVHHLENYLVSGDLDQLLTRPIPILLALMSQNFRLMLGELLQGGAILCWSMIGLIHAGQITWVAIPLTLFIISTGAVILFSIGLATATIGFWLTRISELQTLTEDASHTAARYPLTIYPSWLKSMLLVVIPVGFVNYVPSLFILRGELGGWILFGVAGIAMICLIAALRFWTFGLTKYQSTGS; via the coding sequence ATGAATGACCATTTCTTATTTAGAATGTATACGATTCTTATCTGGACCAGCTTGAAAAGCCGGATGCAATATAAATTTAATTTTCTACTATCGTCCTTCCTAGCCGCTCTCATTCAAATCGCTGAATTTTTGATGATCGCCATCGTGCTTAATAAATTTGGTGCCGTTAAAGGCTGGTCATTGTATGAAGTTGGCTACCTATTTGGCGTCATGACACTTTCCAAAACCATTTATCGCACTTTCGCTAACGATGTACATCACCTTGAGAATTATTTAGTTAGTGGTGATCTAGACCAGCTTCTCACTAGACCCATCCCTATATTACTAGCACTCATGTCGCAAAACTTCCGACTAATGCTTGGTGAGCTTCTGCAAGGAGGAGCTATTCTATGCTGGTCAATGATTGGTCTTATTCATGCTGGTCAGATTACTTGGGTAGCCATTCCACTTACGCTTTTCATTATTAGTACAGGTGCTGTCATTCTGTTCTCAATTGGTCTGGCTACGGCAACGATCGGTTTCTGGCTTACACGTATCTCTGAGCTACAAACACTCACAGAAGATGCTTCGCATACCGCGGCGAGGTATCCGCTTACCATCTATCCGAGTTGGCTGAAATCTATGCTACTTGTCGTGATTCCTGTGGGCTTCGTTAACTATGTACCTTCACTATTTATTCTGCGAGGTGAACTAGGAGGCTGGATTCTCTTCGGAGTGGCAGGCATTGCTATGATTTGCTTAATTGCCGCTTTACGATTCTGGACGTTCGGATTGACGAAATATCAAAGTACGGGAAGTTAA
- a CDS encoding ABC transporter ATP-binding protein yields the protein MIQVKNISKSFHTPVVQEGRFSGLRTLFSKQYHIREAVRSINFTIDQGDFIGYIGPNGAGKSTTIKMLTGILHPTSGEVRIHGVNPHRDRRSVVQRLGVVFGQRSQLWWDLPVKDSYDILAHMYKVDPKDKMKRLGTLAELLDLEEFWATPVRKLSLGQRMRADIAAAMIHDPDILFLDEPTIGLDISAKRNIRGFLKTLNKEFGKTVLLTTHDMDDIEQLCERVMVINHGELTYDGTIQHLRKKIGLPTLITVAFTGEFHVPVSSTHPINIVETNDHDVTVEINREELNAMDILRELSTWGEVEDIHMEEPAFEDIIHRVY from the coding sequence ATTATACAAGTTAAGAATATAAGTAAAAGCTTCCACACCCCTGTTGTGCAAGAAGGTCGTTTCTCAGGGCTCAGGACACTGTTCTCCAAACAATATCATATAAGAGAAGCGGTACGTAGCATTAACTTCACTATTGATCAAGGAGATTTCATAGGTTATATCGGTCCTAATGGTGCTGGTAAATCGACAACCATTAAGATGCTAACTGGCATTCTCCATCCAACATCTGGAGAAGTTCGTATTCATGGTGTGAATCCCCATCGTGATCGTCGCTCTGTAGTTCAACGGTTAGGTGTCGTCTTCGGACAACGTAGCCAGCTTTGGTGGGATCTACCAGTAAAGGACTCCTATGACATCCTAGCACACATGTACAAAGTAGACCCCAAGGACAAAATGAAGAGATTAGGTACATTAGCAGAATTGCTAGATCTAGAAGAGTTCTGGGCGACACCCGTTCGCAAGCTATCACTGGGTCAACGCATGCGAGCTGATATTGCCGCAGCTATGATTCATGACCCAGACATCCTATTCCTGGATGAACCTACCATTGGTCTAGATATCTCTGCAAAGCGAAACATTAGAGGTTTCCTGAAGACGCTTAATAAAGAATTTGGTAAGACCGTCCTACTCACTACCCATGATATGGACGATATTGAGCAACTATGTGAGCGGGTCATGGTCATTAATCACGGTGAATTAACTTATGATGGAACAATCCAACATCTAAGAAAGAAGATTGGTCTCCCTACTTTAATCACTGTAGCCTTTACTGGCGAATTTCATGTTCCAGTATCGTCGACGCACCCCATAAATATCGTTGAAACCAATGATCACGATGTCACCGTCGAAATTAACAGAGAAGAATTGAATGCTATGGACATTCTTCGTGAGCTGAGCACATGGGGCGAGGTCGAAGATATTCATATGGAGGAACCAGCCTTTGAGGATATTATCCACCGAGTTTATTGA
- a CDS encoding cupin domain-containing protein yields MEQQQSPLVKQLGMDKHVEGGWYKEVWKASYKIPKEVLGPEYSGARAAASSTYFLLHPGEVSEWHVVLSDELWLYHSGGPVELTLGGSEKNPEEGEKIIIGMDIENGQQPQALVPAKVWQTAKALTDEPAFVTCIVAPAFHFDDFTLIEK; encoded by the coding sequence ATGGAGCAACAACAATCACCGTTGGTTAAGCAATTAGGAATGGATAAGCATGTGGAAGGCGGATGGTACAAAGAAGTATGGAAAGCATCTTATAAAATTCCTAAAGAAGTATTAGGACCTGAATACTCCGGTGCTAGAGCTGCAGCAAGCTCAACGTACTTCTTATTACACCCAGGTGAAGTGTCAGAATGGCATGTCGTGTTGTCAGATGAACTATGGCTGTATCATTCTGGAGGTCCTGTGGAACTCACATTAGGTGGAAGTGAAAAGAATCCCGAAGAGGGCGAGAAAATTATTATTGGGATGGACATTGAGAATGGACAACAGCCACAAGCACTTGTACCCGCTAAAGTGTGGCAAACGGCAAAAGCCCTGACCGATGAACCTGCATTTGTAACTTGTATTGTAGCTCCAGCTTTTCATTTCGATGATTTCACACTTATTGAGAAATAG
- a CDS encoding ABC transporter permease has translation MLYLTLASKAYNRNLQYRGAHMLHNIASALFGYMYASIWIGIGEGRSLGEYGIQGMVSYIAFTQAALWISGFMTNGLGIPQSVRTGQISLDLMRPVHLFPHLMSKEWGQITYQFLYKSIPIYAIYLLVFSLRVPNHWSSILYCILGLISAAYLAICMNYLIGVTALWTTESNWLHWTNHAMITLLAGFFIPLEWLPSWLQTISWLSPYPFLLYVPTRIYLGFEDGSLLLGSLFWCIFLTFLCLIVTSILRTKVEVQGG, from the coding sequence ATGCTTTATTTAACTTTGGCTTCAAAAGCTTACAACCGTAATTTGCAATATCGTGGCGCTCATATGCTGCATAATATTGCGAGCGCACTGTTCGGCTACATGTATGCCTCCATCTGGATCGGCATCGGCGAGGGCCGCTCCCTCGGAGAATACGGAATTCAAGGTATGGTCAGCTACATTGCATTTACACAAGCTGCGCTCTGGATTTCGGGATTTATGACTAACGGACTAGGCATCCCCCAATCTGTACGAACCGGTCAGATCTCACTTGATCTTATGCGACCCGTTCATCTATTCCCACATCTTATGAGCAAGGAATGGGGACAAATTACCTATCAATTTTTGTACAAATCTATCCCTATCTACGCCATTTACCTTCTCGTATTCTCACTTCGAGTCCCCAATCACTGGTCTTCCATTCTTTATTGTATCTTAGGTTTGATTAGTGCTGCCTATCTAGCTATCTGTATGAACTATCTCATCGGTGTAACTGCACTGTGGACGACCGAATCCAATTGGCTACATTGGACAAATCATGCCATGATCACGTTGCTTGCTGGCTTTTTCATTCCACTCGAATGGTTGCCGTCTTGGCTGCAAACCATTAGTTGGCTATCACCTTATCCCTTCCTGTTATATGTTCCAACTCGTATTTATCTTGGTTTCGAAGATGGATCTCTCCTGCTTGGTTCGTTATTCTGGTGCATATTCCTAACCTTTTTGTGTCTCATTGTCACTAGCATCTTGCGCACCAAAGTGGAGGTACAGGGCGGATGA
- the fabD gene encoding ACP S-malonyltransferase, with protein sequence MTKISFLFPGQGSQYVGMGKKLWDQFNTAKLLFEEANDTLGCDLTKLCFEGSHLQLMQTMNTQPAILTVSVISFEIGRQELGWEPFLMAGHSLGEYSALVCGGVMSFQDGLRIVRKRGMLMQDAASSGLGAMAAVMNVSREQLEQWCSEISTETKQVVVACCNSLRQHVVAGHQEAISEISDRLKVIPSASVKYLNVSAPFHSPMMSLAADKLVDELNQYELKNWQWPIISNVTALPYESQELVKLLHRQMTHPVRWLETMEYMYRNGVSQTVEIGPRQVLSQLMKESFPTIRTHHFESPDELENLRATFDTVQYGRTAISARIQEALTATLIARNRNKDTEQYMKGVIEPINHVKKIIDQINNDRDINMTKTMDQVRELLQFICISKQLSTDEQLKIVKKLP encoded by the coding sequence ATGACAAAAATATCCTTTTTGTTCCCAGGACAAGGTTCTCAATATGTAGGTATGGGGAAAAAATTGTGGGATCAATTCAATACGGCAAAACTATTATTTGAAGAAGCAAATGATACGTTAGGTTGTGATCTTACTAAACTATGCTTCGAGGGCAGTCATTTACAACTCATGCAGACTATGAACACACAACCAGCTATTTTGACTGTAAGTGTCATCTCTTTTGAAATTGGTAGACAAGAACTTGGATGGGAACCTTTTCTTATGGCAGGGCACAGCCTTGGTGAATACTCTGCTCTTGTATGTGGAGGTGTTATGTCGTTTCAGGACGGGCTCCGAATAGTAAGGAAAAGAGGAATGCTTATGCAGGATGCGGCTTCCTCGGGTCTAGGAGCTATGGCAGCAGTAATGAATGTTTCTAGAGAGCAGTTGGAGCAATGGTGCAGCGAGATTTCTACAGAAACCAAGCAGGTTGTGGTCGCATGCTGTAATTCATTGCGACAGCATGTTGTGGCAGGCCATCAAGAGGCCATCAGCGAAATTAGTGACAGGTTGAAAGTGATCCCTAGTGCTAGTGTTAAATATTTGAATGTCAGCGCCCCTTTCCACAGCCCAATGATGAGCTTAGCGGCAGACAAATTGGTAGATGAATTGAATCAATACGAGCTAAAAAACTGGCAGTGGCCCATTATTTCAAATGTGACTGCTCTTCCGTATGAGAGCCAAGAGCTGGTTAAACTTCTACATCGTCAAATGACACATCCGGTTCGTTGGTTAGAGACGATGGAATATATGTATCGGAATGGAGTCAGCCAGACGGTAGAAATCGGGCCCAGGCAGGTACTGAGTCAACTGATGAAAGAAAGCTTTCCCACAATACGGACCCATCATTTTGAGAGCCCGGATGAGTTAGAGAATTTACGCGCAACGTTCGATACAGTGCAATATGGTCGTACAGCGATCAGCGCCCGTATTCAGGAAGCTTTAACCGCAACTTTAATTGCCCGGAACCGCAATAAGGATACTGAACAATATATGAAGGGTGTTATAGAGCCTATCAATCATGTCAAAAAGATCATTGACCAAATTAATAATGATAGAGATATCAACATGACCAAAACGATGGATCAAGTAAGGGAACTTCTACAATTTATATGTATTAGCAAGCAACTATCTACGGATGAACAGTTAAAAATCGTAAAAAAACTACCATAA
- a CDS encoding nitroreductase family protein, with protein MTTFIDLVQSRRSAMNFVEGIKIPQNELEEMFSYARLAPSAYNLQHTHYKVIADENLKEEIRKGAYGQYKIHSASAVIIVLGDKHAYLQAPEIYGGLKMLGAMSQEQFDQQIESINSAYIGNDAFQRDEAIRNASLSAMQFMLIAQDKGWDTCPMIGFDPEAIKTTLNLPDHLVPVMMITIGKDNKRKIRPRGYRKPVNEFVEFF; from the coding sequence ATGACTACTTTTATAGATTTAGTTCAATCTCGCAGATCAGCTATGAATTTTGTGGAGGGTATCAAGATCCCTCAGAATGAGCTGGAGGAAATGTTCTCTTACGCTCGCCTGGCACCATCGGCTTATAATCTTCAACATACACACTATAAAGTTATCGCCGACGAGAATTTAAAAGAAGAGATTCGTAAGGGTGCCTACGGCCAATATAAAATCCACTCAGCCTCAGCAGTCATTATAGTACTGGGGGATAAGCATGCTTATCTGCAAGCACCAGAAATATACGGAGGACTTAAGATGCTAGGTGCAATGTCGCAGGAGCAATTCGATCAACAAATCGAATCTATTAACAGTGCCTACATAGGAAATGATGCTTTTCAACGCGATGAAGCTATCCGTAATGCGTCCCTGTCTGCGATGCAGTTCATGCTGATTGCCCAAGATAAAGGCTGGGATACTTGTCCAATGATTGGCTTCGATCCAGAAGCGATCAAGACCACCTTGAATCTGCCAGACCATCTGGTTCCCGTTATGATGATCACGATTGGAAAAGACAACAAGCGAAAAATAAGACCACGCGGCTACCGTAAGCCAGTCAATGAATTCGTTGAGTTTTTCTGA
- a CDS encoding ArsR/SmtB family transcription factor, with amino-acid sequence MNQDIQQFKADFFKALAHPMRIRILEVLCEGDKNVNELQIILGSEGSAVSQQLAVLRNRNVVYGLKDGTSVIYSLRDPLIKDLLTVAKQIFDNHLVDAISLLEGIRKET; translated from the coding sequence TTAAAGCTGATTTCTTCAAAGCCTTAGCGCATCCCATGAGAATTCGAATCCTTGAAGTCCTATGTGAAGGGGATAAGAATGTTAATGAGCTACAAATTATTTTAGGGTCTGAAGGTTCTGCTGTATCTCAGCAATTGGCTGTATTAAGAAATAGAAATGTCGTATACGGATTGAAGGATGGCACCTCTGTTATTTATTCTTTACGAGATCCACTAATTAAAGATTTGTTGACGGTTGCTAAGCAAATTTTTGATAATCACCTTGTTGATGCTATCTCACTACTAGAAGGTATACGGAAAGAGACATAA